A window from Vibrio cortegadensis encodes these proteins:
- a CDS encoding VCBS domain-containing protein yields MKSTTLNYIAAASGLIVLDGLGQLKQLEPGEKPLPGELVVSIDNGEPDDVNIEAQLIGDNALPQNINIDDEIAQVLAQIEQGEDPTQNEDFATAAGGEIGSSPTGSGDIERTGAETLAFTNFETSGLEAQGLTELQSLALGELLVEAFAIISGDENVEVDETDAPIETGGAVDVDIEEVSFLPIENQPGDNNYGLFSIDEEGNWTFVANEAFDELNVGDSYVDTITVSTTDDTETTITVTINGTDDVPELVADTGSVTEDVDVVEGNLSASGILEPGTGGDGGEDKFVAADIVGLYGSLSVDEDGNWEYFANNSQVAIQELDQGESIDDVFTVLNADGVTETTVTITINGAEDPSDITVGEGDSDEGSVTEDVDVTLAETLVSEGSLTITDVDANDNPEFNPNGVFTPAGSTNAAALGSLVIDADGDWTYTVDNNAVQYLDEGESVTEIYTVSATDGTEHVVTITINGAEDPSDITVGEGDSDEGSVTEDVDVTLAEALVSEGSLTISDVDGNDNPEFNPNGVFTPTGSTNAAALGSLVIDADGDWTYTVDNNAVQYLDEGESVTEIYTVSATDGTEHVVTITINGAEDPSDITVGEGDSDEGSVTEDVDVTLADTLVSEGSLTITDVDANDNPEFNPNGVFTPIGSTNAAALGSLVIDADGDWTYTVDNNAVQYLDEGETVTEIYTVSATDGTEHVVTITINGAEDPSDITVGEGDSDEGSVTEDVDVTLAETLVSEGSLTISDVDANDNPEFNPNGVFTPAGSTNAAALGSLVIDADGDWTYTVDNNAVQYLDEGESVTEIYTVSATDGTEHVVTITINGAEDPSDITVGEGDSDEGSVTEDVNVTLAETLVSEGSLTISDVDANDNPEFNPNGVFTPTGSTNAAALGSLVIDADGDWTYTVDNNAVQYLDEGESVTEIYTVSATDGTEHVVTITINGAEDPSEITVGEGDSDEGSVTEDVDVTLADTLVSEGSLTISDVDANDNPEFNPNGVFTPTGSTNAAALGSLVIDADGDWTYTVNNNAVQYLDEGESVTEIYTVSATDGTEHVVTITINGAEDPSDITVGEGDSDEGSVTEDVDVTLADTLVSEGSLTITDVDANDNPEFNPNGVFTPTGSTNAAALGSLVIDADGDWTYTVNNNAVQYLDEGESVTEIYTVSATDGTEHVVTITINGAEDPSDITVGEGDSDEGSVTEDVDVTLADTLVSEGSLTITDVDANDNPEFNPNGVFTPIGSTNAAALGSLVIDADGDWTYTVDNNAVQYLDEGETVTEIYTVSATDGTEHVVTITINGAEDPSDITVGEGDSDEGSVTEDVDVTLADTLVSEGSLTISDVDANDNPEFNPNGVFTPTGSTNAAALGSLVIDADGDWTYTVDNNAVQYLDEGESVTEIYTVSATDGTEHVVTITINGAEDPSDITVGEGDSDEGSVTEDVDVTLADTLVSEGSLTISDVDANDNPEFNPNGVFTPTGSTNAAALGSLVIDADGDWTYTVDNNAVQYLDEGETVTEIYTVSATDGTEHVVTITINGAEDPSDITVGEGDSDEGSVTEDVDVTLADTLVSEGSLTISDVDANDNPEFNPNGVFTPTGSTNAAALGSLVIDADGDWTYTVDNNAVQYLDEGETVTEIYTVSATDGTDHVVTITINGAEDPSDITVGEGDSDEGSVTEDVNVTLAETLVSEGSLTISDVDANDNPEFNPNGVFTPTGSTNAAALGSLVIDADGDWTYTVDNNAVQYLDEGETVTEIYTVSATDGTDHVVTITINGAEDPSDITVGEGDSDEGSVTEDVNVTLAETLVSEGSLTISDVDANDNPEFNPNGVFTPAGSTNAVALGSLVIDTDGDWTYTVDNNAVQYLDEGESVTEIYTVSATDGTEHVVTITINGAEDPSDITVGEGDSDEGSVTEDVDVTLAETLVSEGSLTISDVDANDNPEFNPNGVFTPTGSTNAAALGSLVIDADGDWTYTVDNNAVQYLDEGESVTEIYTVSSTDGVTHQISVVIHGDPDNPQADSFEIDLGDVVVTPIVFNSDNAAYDFISDVEDDYNSVPLHILVNSLPEAGTLLYTDPNGVTREITSADVSSETQFEQDSISYVPGEGELFTIGIREDPTEDTPMSDDGFYNWGEKVSDTERLVTLDNGKEVRISITDNNDKPLKQYTGDKPHVGYGIGDNEGSGMNMQEALHIDLSDNPLDVVTLGLDGMGGEFNSNSSVKIVATYTLENGDIHTEEYQKEVGDTGNSQILYEFSYSSPDNPIVDISLSSTGGSWELRYLEGAQEITENVTFDYQAIDSNGDKSTQETVTINVLETDGYNVVTAADNEPLNAELGNDLLIGDDGENIFTWLDSTLDSGTDVVKDFTVGQDLIDLNDLLDDPNDSDDVMTLLNSIDVTVGSDDVTLSVPSEGGGFEQSIVIENITTDLASLESLDILSQIIKNDAA; encoded by the coding sequence ATGAAATCCACGACTCTTAATTATATAGCAGCGGCAAGTGGTCTGATTGTATTAGATGGGCTAGGTCAGTTGAAGCAATTAGAACCTGGAGAAAAACCACTACCCGGCGAGCTAGTTGTTTCAATTGATAATGGAGAACCTGACGATGTCAATATTGAAGCTCAGCTGATTGGAGACAATGCGCTGCCTCAGAATATCAATATTGATGATGAAATAGCACAAGTTTTAGCTCAAATTGAACAGGGAGAAGACCCCACTCAGAATGAAGATTTCGCGACAGCGGCTGGTGGCGAAATAGGGTCAAGTCCGACTGGTTCTGGCGATATAGAACGAACAGGTGCTGAGACCCTTGCGTTCACTAATTTTGAAACGTCTGGTCTTGAGGCTCAAGGCTTAACTGAATTACAAAGCTTAGCTTTAGGTGAACTTCTGGTTGAAGCATTTGCGATAATTTCAGGCGATGAAAATGTTGAAGTCGATGAAACGGATGCCCCAATAGAGACCGGGGGAGCTGTGGATGTAGATATTGAGGAAGTTTCATTTTTACCAATAGAAAATCAGCCAGGTGATAATAACTATGGTTTATTTTCTATTGATGAAGAGGGGAATTGGACATTTGTTGCTAATGAAGCGTTCGATGAACTTAATGTTGGTGATAGTTACGTTGATACCATTACCGTCTCAACGACAGATGACACTGAGACCACGATTACCGTCACAATCAATGGTACTGATGATGTACCAGAGTTGGTCGCAGATACAGGCAGCGTCACTGAAGATGTAGATGTTGTCGAGGGTAACTTGTCAGCGAGTGGTATTTTGGAACCTGGGACTGGTGGAGACGGCGGGGAAGATAAGTTTGTTGCTGCTGATATTGTTGGTCTCTACGGCAGTCTTTCTGTTGATGAAGATGGTAACTGGGAGTATTTCGCCAATAATAGCCAGGTTGCGATTCAAGAGTTAGATCAGGGCGAATCAATAGATGATGTCTTTACTGTACTAAATGCTGATGGAGTAACGGAAACAACCGTCACCATCACCATTAACGGCGCAGAAGATCCGTCTGACATCACTGTGGGTGAAGGCGACAGCGATGAAGGCAGCGTGACCGAAGATGTGGACGTGACACTGGCGGAGACCTTGGTCAGCGAAGGCAGCTTAACCATCACCGATGTGGACGCCAATGACAATCCGGAGTTCAACCCGAACGGGGTGTTCACACCGGCGGGCTCGACCAATGCGGCGGCGCTCGGCAGCTTAGTCATTGATGCCGATGGGGATTGGACCTACACGGTCGACAACAACGCGGTGCAATATTTAGACGAAGGTGAAAGCGTCACCGAAATTTACACCGTCAGTGCCACCGATGGAACCGAGCATGTGGTCACCATCACCATTAACGGCGCGGAAGATCCGTCTGACATTACTGTGGGTGAAGGCGACAGCGATGAAGGCAGCGTCACCGAAGACGTGGACGTGACACTGGCGGAGGCTTTGGTCAGCGAAGGCAGCTTGACCATCAGCGATGTGGACGGCAATGATAACCCTGAGTTCAACCCGAACGGGGTGTTCACACCAACAGGCTCGACCAATGCGGCGGCGCTCGGCAGCTTAGTGATTGACGCCGATGGCGACTGGACCTACACGGTCGACAACAACGCAGTGCAGTATCTGGACGAGGGCGAAAGTGTCACCGAGATCTACACCGTCAGTGCCACCGATGGGACCGAGCATGTGGTCACCATCACCATTAATGGCGCGGAAGATCCGTCTGACATCACTGTGGGCGAAGGGGACAGCGATGAAGGTAGCGTCACCGAAGACGTGGACGTGACGCTGGCCGACACCTTAGTCAGTGAAGGCAGTTTGACCATCACTGATGTGGACGCCAATGACAATCCGGAGTTCAACCCGAACGGGGTGTTCACACCGATAGGCTCGACCAATGCGGCGGCGCTTGGCAGCTTAGTGATTGACGCCGATGGTGACTGGACCTACACGGTCGACAACAACGCAGTGCAATATCTGGACGAGGGCGAAACCGTCACCGAAATCTACACCGTCAGTGCCACCGATGGGACTGAGCACGTGGTCACCATCACCATTAATGGCGCAGAAGATCCGTCCGATATCACCGTGGGTGAAGGGGACAGCGATGAAGGCAGCGTGACCGAAGACGTGGACGTCACACTGGCGGAGACTTTGGTCAGTGAAGGCAGCTTGACCATCAGCGATGTGGACGCCAATGACAATCCGGAGTTCAACCCGAACGGGGTGTTCACGCCAGCGGGCTCCACCAATGCCGCCGCGCTCGGCAGCTTAGTGATTGACGCTGATGGCGACTGGACCTACACGGTCGACAACAACGCGGTGCAATATTTAGACGAAGGTGAAAGTGTCACCGAAATTTACACCGTCAGTGCCACCGATGGGACCGAGCATGTGGTCACCATCACCATTAACGGCGCGGAAGATCCGTCCGACATCACCGTGGGCGAAGGCGACAGCGATGAAGGCAGCGTCACCGAAGACGTGAACGTCACGCTGGCGGAGACCTTGGTCAGCGAAGGCAGTTTGACCATCAGCGATGTGGACGCCAATGACAATCCGGAGTTCAACCCGAACGGGGTGTTCACACCGACAGGCTCCACCAATGCGGCGGCGCTCGGCAGTTTAGTGATTGACGCCGATGGCGACTGGACCTACACCGTCGACAACAACGCGGTGCAGTATTTAGACGAAGGTGAAAGCGTCACCGAAATTTACACCGTCAGTGCCACCGATGGGACCGAGCATGTGGTCACCATCACTATTAATGGCGCGGAAGACCCGTCTGAGATCACCGTGGGCGAAGGCGACAGCGATGAAGGCAGCGTCACCGAAGATGTGGACGTCACGCTGGCCGACACCTTAGTCAGCGAAGGCAGCTTGACCATCAGCGATGTGGACGCCAATGACAACCCTGAATTCAACCCGAATGGGGTGTTCACACCGACAGGCTCCACCAATGCGGCGGCGCTCGGCAGCTTAGTCATTGACGCCGATGGCGACTGGACCTACACCGTGAACAACAACGCGGTGCAGTATCTGGATGAGGGCGAAAGTGTCACCGAAATTTACACCGTCAGTGCCACCGATGGGACCGAGCATGTGGTCACCATCACCATTAACGGCGCGGAAGATCCGTCCGACATCACTGTGGGCGAAGGCGACAGCGATGAAGGCAGCGTCACCGAAGACGTGGACGTCACGCTGGCCGACACCTTGGTCAGCGAAGGCAGCTTGACCATCACTGACGTGGACGCCAATGATAACCCTGAATTCAACCCGAATGGGGTGTTCACACCGACAGGCTCCACCAATGCGGCGGCGCTCGGCAGCTTAGTCATTGACGCCGATGGCGACTGGACCTACACCGTGAACAACAACGCGGTGCAGTATCTGGATGAGGGCGAAAGTGTCACCGAAATTTACACCGTCAGTGCCACCGATGGGACCGAGCATGTGGTCACCATCACCATTAACGGCGCGGAAGATCCGTCCGACATCACCGTGGGCGAAGGCGACAGCGATGAAGGCAGCGTCACCGAAGACGTGGACGTCACGCTGGCCGACACCTTGGTCAGCGAAGGCAGCTTGACCATCACTGACGTGGACGCCAATGATAACCCTGAGTTCAACCCGAACGGGGTGTTCACACCGATAGGCTCGACCAATGCGGCGGCGCTTGGCAGCTTAGTCATTGACGCCGATGGTGACTGGACGTACACGGTCGACAACAACGCAGTGCAATATCTGGACGAGGGCGAAACCGTCACCGAAATCTACACCGTCAGTGCCACCGATGGGACCGAGCACGTGGTCACCATCACCATTAATGGCGCAGAAGATCCGTCCGACATCACCGTGGGTGAAGGGGACAGCGATGAAGGCAGCGTCACTGAAGACGTGGACGTGACGCTGGCCGACACCTTGGTCAGCGAAGGCAGCTTGACCATCAGCGATGTGGACGCCAATGACAATCCGGAGTTCAACCCGAACGGGGTGTTCACACCGACAGGCTCGACCAATGCGGCGGCGCTCGGCAGTTTAGTGATTGACGCCGATGGCGACTGGACCTACACGGTCGACAACAACGCGGTGCAGTATCTGGACGAAGGCGAAAGTGTCACCGAGATCTACACCGTCAGTGCCACCGATGGGACCGAGCATGTGGTCACCATCACCATTAACGGCGCAGAAGATCCGTCCGACATCACTGTGGGTGAAGGCGACAGCGATGAAGGCAGCGTGACCGAAGACGTGGACGTCACGTTGGCCGACACCTTGGTCAGCGAAGGCAGTTTGACCATCAGCGATGTGGACGCCAATGACAATCCGGAGTTCAACCCGAATGGGGTCTTTACACCGACAGGCTCGACCAATGCGGCGGCACTCGGCAGCTTAGTGATTGACGCCGATGGCGACTGGACGTACACGGTCGACAACAACGCGGTGCAGTATCTGGATGAGGGCGAAACCGTTACCGAAATTTACACCGTCAGTGCCACCGATGGGACCGAGCATGTGGTCACCATCACCATTAACGGCGCGGAAGATCCGTCCGACATCACCGTGGGCGAAGGCGACAGCGATGAAGGCAGCGTCACCGAAGACGTGGACGTGACACTGGCCGACACCTTGGTCAGCGAAGGCAGCTTGACCATCAGCGACGTGGACGCCAATGATAACCCTGAGTTCAACCCGAACGGGGTGTTCACACCGACAGGCTCGACCAATGCGGCGGCGCTCGGCAGCTTAGTGATTGACGCCGATGGCGACTGGACCTACACGGTCGACAACAACGCGGTACAATATCTGGACGAGGGCGAAACCGTCACCGAAATTTACACCGTGAGTGCCACCGATGGGACCGATCACGTGGTCACCATCACCATTAACGGCGCGGAAGATCCGTCCGATATCACTGTGGGCGAAGGCGACAGCGATGAAGGCAGCGTCACTGAAGACGTGAACGTCACGCTGGCGGAGACCTTGGTCAGCGAAGGCAGTTTGACCATCAGCGATGTGGACGCCAATGACAACCCTGAGTTCAACCCGAACGGGGTGTTCACGCCGACAGGCTCGACCAATGCGGCGGCGCTCGGCAGCTTAGTCATTGACGCCGATGGCGACTGGACCTACACGGTCGACAACAACGCGGTGCAATATCTGGACGAGGGCGAAACCGTCACCGAAATTTACACCGTGAGTGCCACCGATGGGACCGATCACGTGGTCACCATCACCATTAACGGCGCGGAAGATCCGTCCGATATCACTGTGGGCGAAGGCGACAGCGATGAAGGCAGCGTCACTGAAGACGTGAACGTCACGCTGGCGGAGACCTTGGTCAGCGAAGGCAGTTTGACCATCAGCGATGTGGACGCCAATGACAACCCTGAGTTCAACCCGAACGGGGTGTTCACGCCGGCGGGCTCCACTAACGCGGTGGCGCTCGGCAGCTTAGTCATTGACACCGATGGCGACTGGACCTACACCGTCGACAACAACGCGGTGCAATATCTGGACGAAGGTGAAAGCGTCACCGAGATCTACACCGTCAGTGCCACCGATGGGACCGAGCATGTGGTCACCATCACCATTAACGGCGCGGAAGATCCGTCCGACATCACCGTGGGTGAAGGCGACAGCGATGAAGGCAGCGTCACCGAAGACGTGGACGTGACACTGGCGGAGACTTTGGTCAGCGAAGGCAGCTTGACCATCAGCGATGTGGACGCCAATGACAATCCGGAGTTCAACCCGAACGGGGTGTTCACACCGACAGGCTCCACCAATGCCGCGGCGCTCGGCAGTTTAGTGATTGACGCCGATGGCGACTGGACCTACACCGTCGACAACAACGCGGTGCAATATCTGGATGAAGGTGAAAGCGTCACCGAAATCTACACCGTGAGTTCGACTGATGGCGTTACCCATCAAATCAGCGTTGTTATTCATGGTGATCCGGATAACCCTCAAGCCGATAGTTTTGAAATCGATCTTGGAGATGTCGTGGTTACTCCGATAGTGTTCAATTCAGATAACGCGGCATATGATTTCATTTCTGATGTTGAGGACGATTACAACTCCGTGCCACTGCATATCTTAGTTAACTCACTTCCTGAAGCTGGCACTTTGCTCTATACCGATCCAAATGGCGTAACACGTGAAATAACCTCTGCGGATGTTTCAAGCGAAACTCAATTCGAACAGGATAGCATCAGTTATGTTCCAGGAGAGGGCGAGCTGTTTACCATAGGTATTCGAGAAGATCCAACCGAAGATACCCCAATGTCTGACGATGGATTCTACAATTGGGGCGAAAAAGTTAGCGATACAGAGCGACTTGTCACTCTCGACAATGGTAAAGAAGTTCGAATTTCCATCACTGATAACAACGATAAGCCATTGAAACAATATACAGGTGACAAACCTCATGTTGGGTATGGTATTGGGGATAATGAAGGTAGCGGTATGAATATGCAGGAGGCTCTGCATATTGATTTAAGTGATAACCCACTCGATGTTGTTACTCTCGGGCTCGATGGAATGGGAGGAGAGTTTAATTCTAATAGCAGTGTGAAAATTGTGGCTACTTACACGCTTGAAAATGGTGACATTCATACTGAAGAGTACCAAAAAGAGGTAGGTGATACGGGGAATAGCCAGATCCTATATGAATTTAGTTATTCATCACCAGATAACCCGATTGTGGACATTTCATTAAGTTCAACGGGTGGGAGCTGGGAGTTACGATACTTAGAAGGTGCGCAAGAGATAACAGAGAATGTGACATTCGATTACCAAGCTATAGACTCAAATGGGGATAAAA